GCCTGCCGGGCGCATTCCATCAGGCTGCAGCCATGGCTGGTGTCCAGCTGCTGGCGCTGCTCCAGACGGCTGAGCTGGAGCAGCTGGTCGATCAGGTTTTGCAGACGCAGGCTCTGGTCCACCACCTGTCCGGCGAACATGGCCCGGTCCTGGGGCGGCAGCTCTTCCTGCAGCAACTCGCCCGCGCCGCGTATGGCGGCTACCGGGCTTTTGAGTTCGTGGGTCAGGGCGCGTACATAGCCCTCGATATAGTCGCGCCCTTCCAGGCGCTTGCGCATATTGTCCATGGCCTGGGCCAGCTCGCCCAGCTCGCCGGGCATGTCGGGTATGGCCGCAGGGGCAGAGGCCTGTGCGGGGTGAGCAGACTCGTTGAGCGTGGGGGCCTGCACCTGCTGCGCATAGTTGCGCAGCCGGCGCACGTGAAGCACAAACCACCAGGTGACCGCACAGCCCACGGCGGCGGACAGCAGCACAAACAGCAGGCCGCCGCGCAGAATCTTCTGCTCCGCGCCGTCGACGATCTTCTGTACCGAGCTGGAGGGCTTGGAGGCGGTCAGAACCCCGGCAATCTGGCCGTCCACCATGATGGGCGCGGAGACATACATGACGCTGCTGGATTCGTCTTCCTTGACGGCTCGCGTGGTGCGTGCACCATATTCACCGCGCAGCGTCAGATAGACATCGCGCCAGCGCGAGTAGTCGGCGCCCTGGTCCTTGCCCTGAGAGTCGAACAGCACCATGCCCCGGGCGTCGGTGACGGTGATGCGCATATCCAGCGTGGTCTTGCGTGTGTCCCAGATCCAGGCCTGTATCGGCTTTTGCGTGTAGCCCTGCAACTGGGCGGCAAACGTGCTGTCCGCACCGGCTTGCAGCCGGCCTGTTTTCATGTCGGCACTGGCCAGCGTGGCCAGCGCATAGGCGGTCTCCACCAGCGTGTCCTCGGTCACCTTGCGCACGCTGGGCTTGATCTCCACCATGAAGACGCGCAGCACGAAAAAGGCGGCCAGGCCGTTGATCAGGAAGAAGGCAAAGAAGAGACGCAGGCCCAGACGCATGCCGGCTATCCGGGCTGGTTCAGGCTATAGCCCAGACCGCGGTGGGTGACGATGAGTTCCTGATCGGGCAAACGCTCGCGCAGTTTGGCGCGCAGGGTCTTGATGTGGGTGTCCACCGTGCGATCCGTGCTCTCGCTGTCCAGCCCCCAGATTTGCTCCAGCAAGGCATCGCGGCTCAGGATGCGGCCTGCCGCGTTGACCAGGCTTTGCAGCAGCTGATATTCGCGTCTTGTCAGATCCAGCGCCTTGCTGTGGACCAGTGCACGCTGCCCTTGCTCATCTATTTGAAGTGTCTTCGCAAGCTGGGCGGGCGCTGCAGGCTGAAATTGCCTGGAGCGGCGCAGCAGGGCGCGGGTGCGCGCCAGCAGCTCGCGCGGGCTGAAGGGCTTGGTCAGATAGTCGTCCGCGCCCAGCTCCAGGCCCAGAACCTTGTCCATCTCCTCGCCTCTGGCACTGAGCACCAGTACCGGAACAATGGAGCCGGCAGAGCGCAGCTCGCGGCACCAGTCCAGGCCGTTGCCGTCGGGCAGGCCTACGTCCATGAGCAGCACATCAAACGCTGTCCTGCTCCATTGCTGGCGCGCATCGGCGATCAGCAGGCTGTGGGTGACGGCAATGCCCTCGCGCTCCAGAGCGTAGCAAATCGTTCTTGCAATGGCTGGGTCGTCTTCGAGCAGCAGCACCTGCATGGCTGACGTCTGAGGGCTGAGCATGCGGGTCAGCTGATCGGGTGGATGGAGTCCGGAGCCAGAAACTGCTGAGAGACCTGGATGAATTTGTCGCGAAAATCCAGTGAGCGGTGGCGGCGTACGGTGGGCCACTGCTTCTCGAAGTGCCTGGCGAGAGCTTCGACGAGAAAGACCGAGCGGTGCTGCCCGCCCGTGCAGCCTATGCCCACGGTGACGTAGCTGCGGTGGTCTCTGGCCAGCAGCGGCAGCCAGCGTTCGAGGAACTGCTGTATATCCAGCTGCATCTGCTGCACCTCGGGCAAGGCGCCCAGATAGTCGGCAACCGGCTTGTCCAGGCCCGTCAAGACACGCAGTTCCTTGTCGTAGAAGGGATTGGGCAGCATGCGCACATCAAACACATAGTCAGAGTCTGTAGGCATGCTGTGCTTGAACCCAAAGGACTGGAACATCAGCGTCATCTGCCCTGTGGGGGCTTCGATGATCTGCTTGATATAGCTTTGCAGCTGTGCCGACTTGAGGTCGCCGGTGTCGATGACGATGGAGCGGTCGCGCAGCAGGCCCAGCAGCTCGCGTTCCTTTTCGATATCGAGCTCCAGCGCCTGGCGCTCGTTCGTCTGGGTGCCTGGAGACAGAGGGTGGCGCCTGCGGGTTTCCGAAAAGCGCCTGATCAGAGTGCTGCTGTCGGCATCGAGAAAAATCATGCGTGGCATCAGCCCCTGCTTTTTGAGGCGATGCAGCTGCTCAGGCAGCTGAGGCAGGCCCTTGGCGCTGCGTGCATCCATGGCAATGGCCACTTTCTCGTCCTGATGATTGAGCTTGAGCTCCACAAAGGACTGCAGCAGTTCCGGGGGCAGGTTGTCGACGCAGTAGTAGCCAGCATCCTCCAGCGCATGCAGCGCAACGGATTTGCCCGATCCGGACATGCCGCTGATCAGAACAATCTCCATGGACATGATTTCAAACTCCTCTGACTTTGCCGCTTTTGCGTGCTGTAGTGCTGGCCTTGGCACTTCGGGCCTGGGTGCCCGATGGACGCTGGGCGCTGTTGGCGGCCTGCTTTGCAGGCAATCTTGCCATGGCCAGCATTTCTCTGGCATGGGCCATGGTTGCTTCGGACAGGTGTTCGCCGCCCAGCATGCGGGCCATTTCCATCTCGCGCTCCTCGCCAGTCAGTGGATCCACGCTGCTGATGGTGGTGTTGGACTTGGGGCGCTTGGTCACCCGGTAGTGCTGGTCTGCATAGGCAGCGACCTGGGGCAGGTGAGTGACGGCCAGCACCTGGCGTGAATCGCCGAGCGAGTGCATGAGGCGGCCCACGGTTTCGGCCACGGCTCCACCCACGCCGGAGTCCACCTCGTCAAAAATCAGGGTCCCGGCCTGGCCCAGTTCGCTGGTGGTCACGGCAATGGCCAGCGAGATGCGCGACAACTCGCCGCCCGATGCCACCTTGGCAACGGGCTTGGGCGTGGCGCCGGTATGGCCTGCAACCAGAAAAGTGATGCTGTCCGTGCCCGCAGGACTGGCGGTATCGGCATGCTCGAGCTGCACTTCGAAACGGCCGCCCTTCATGCCCAGACTTTGCATGGACTGGGTGATGGCGCGGGACAGGCGTGGTGCAGCCAGGGTTCGCTGCTGCGAGATTTTGCGCGCTTCGGCCTGATACCTGAGGTGGGCGGCTTGCTCTTTGGCGCGCAGCCCCTCCACATCGACGGCAGCATCCAGCTGGTGCAGCTCCTGTTTCCAGCCTTCGAGCAGGGCGGGCAAGTCCTCGGGTGTGCGCTTGTAGCGGCGCGCCAGTTGCATCCACAGCGACAGGCGTTCATCGAGATCGGCCAGCAGCTCGGGATCCAGATCGGCGCGGCGCAGATAGGCCTGCAGCGAGTGACGGGCATCGTGCAACTGGGCCACACAGGAGCCCAGTACGTCGGCAATGCTCTGAAACTCAGGCTCAAGATGCTCCTGATCCTGCAGCAGGTGGTGGGCCCTGCCCAATGGGGTGGCCGCTCCCGAATCGTCATCCTCCAGTAGTTGCAGGCAGGACTGGGCCGAGTCCATCAAGGTCTGCGCGTGTGACAGACGTGTGTGCTGGGCATTGAGCTCATCCCACTCTTCGGCGTGCGGCGACAGCTTGTCCAGCTCGGAAATCTGCCATTGCAGCCGTTCCCGTTCGCGTTGCAGATTGTCCTGGGCCGAGAGCGCCTGCTCCAGTGCCTGATGGTTCTGGCGCCAGTCCTGCCAAAGCGATTTGAGCTGGGCCGTTTCAATGCCGCCGTAGGTATCCAG
This region of Comamonas thiooxydans genomic DNA includes:
- a CDS encoding winged helix-turn-helix domain-containing protein, giving the protein MQVLLLEDDPAIARTICYALEREGIAVTHSLLIADARQQWSRTAFDVLLMDVGLPDGNGLDWCRELRSAGSIVPVLVLSARGEEMDKVLGLELGADDYLTKPFSPRELLARTRALLRRSRQFQPAAPAQLAKTLQIDEQGQRALVHSKALDLTRREYQLLQSLVNAAGRILSRDALLEQIWGLDSESTDRTVDTHIKTLRAKLRERLPDQELIVTHRGLGYSLNQPG
- the rapZ gene encoding RNase adapter RapZ; this encodes MSMEIVLISGMSGSGKSVALHALEDAGYYCVDNLPPELLQSFVELKLNHQDEKVAIAMDARSAKGLPQLPEQLHRLKKQGLMPRMIFLDADSSTLIRRFSETRRRHPLSPGTQTNERQALELDIEKERELLGLLRDRSIVIDTGDLKSAQLQSYIKQIIEAPTGQMTLMFQSFGFKHSMPTDSDYVFDVRMLPNPFYDKELRVLTGLDKPVADYLGALPEVQQMQLDIQQFLERWLPLLARDHRSYVTVGIGCTGGQHRSVFLVEALARHFEKQWPTVRRHRSLDFRDKFIQVSQQFLAPDSIHPIS
- the creC gene encoding two-component system sensor histidine kinase CreC, with protein sequence MRLGLRLFFAFFLINGLAAFFVLRVFMVEIKPSVRKVTEDTLVETAYALATLASADMKTGRLQAGADSTFAAQLQGYTQKPIQAWIWDTRKTTLDMRITVTDARGMVLFDSQGKDQGADYSRWRDVYLTLRGEYGARTTRAVKEDESSSVMYVSAPIMVDGQIAGVLTASKPSSSVQKIVDGAEQKILRGGLLFVLLSAAVGCAVTWWFVLHVRRLRNYAQQVQAPTLNESAHPAQASAPAAIPDMPGELGELAQAMDNMRKRLEGRDYIEGYVRALTHELKSPVAAIRGAGELLQEELPPQDRAMFAGQVVDQSLRLQNLIDQLLQLSRLEQRQQLDTSHGCSLMECARQAVDSLQSHAAQRGMAMRLSGVDSSGPWEAGLVTLAISNLLQNALDFSAENSVIELELAPHRITVSDQGPGVAEPLLARLGERFFTTPRPNGERSGTGLGLSIVTRIMHLHGGSMQVRNRHPGLVVTLDFAPQS
- the recN gene encoding DNA repair protein RecN encodes the protein MALKRIVLRDFVIVQSLDLDWQTGFTVLTGETGAGKSIMLDALQLVLGARADAQVVREGCPQADICAEFDCPPHLHEWLEESGFAQEQDLLLRRVIDSLGRSRAWINGSPATATQLRHLGDQLIDIHGQHAWQSLTRPDAARAMLDTYGGIETAQLKSLWQDWRQNHQALEQALSAQDNLQRERERLQWQISELDKLSPHAEEWDELNAQHTRLSHAQTLMDSAQSCLQLLEDDDSGAATPLGRAHHLLQDQEHLEPEFQSIADVLGSCVAQLHDARHSLQAYLRRADLDPELLADLDERLSLWMQLARRYKRTPEDLPALLEGWKQELHQLDAAVDVEGLRAKEQAAHLRYQAEARKISQQRTLAAPRLSRAITQSMQSLGMKGGRFEVQLEHADTASPAGTDSITFLVAGHTGATPKPVAKVASGGELSRISLAIAVTTSELGQAGTLIFDEVDSGVGGAVAETVGRLMHSLGDSRQVLAVTHLPQVAAYADQHYRVTKRPKSNTTISSVDPLTGEEREMEMARMLGGEHLSEATMAHAREMLAMARLPAKQAANSAQRPSGTQARSAKASTTARKSGKVRGV